The genomic segment TTGCAATGCCTGTAGCCTTTTCACCTGCTATGCCCTGCTGAATTATTTTTAAGTTAGTGCCTAAACTCACCTGCTTACCTGCTAACCCGCTCATCTGCTTGCTGTAACTAACAGTTACTGCCGTATCATATGCACTGAATGAACCTGTTTTCTGTCTATTCTCATCTCTGCCTTCTATCCTGCCTTGTGTAAGTGCTACCACGCTTATTCCCATCGTTCCCATACTTGTTGGTCTTACATAAGCCAAAAAATCATGATTGGTATCTGCAATCCACATCGTATGCTGTGCTATTATCTCACTTTTACTCAATTGTGATAACCCCGCTGGGTTGTAACTGATTGCACTTGCATCGTTTGCTACTCCTACATATGCTCCACCCATTGAGACGGCACGAGCAGAAGTGCCGATGTTTAGGAAAGAAGCACCGGTGTTTTGAGAAGCAGTGAGTAGGGAGTAGGAAGTAGGAAGTAAGAAAAAGATAAAAATAATAATTAAGATTTTTTTCATAATTGACCAC from the Elusimicrobiota bacterium genome contains:
- a CDS encoding PorV/PorQ family protein is translated as MKKILIIIFIFFLLPTSYSLLTASQNTGASFLNIGTSARAVSMGGAYVGVANDASAISYNPAGLSQLSKSEIIAQHTMWIADTNHDFLAYVRPTSMGTMGISVVALTQGRIEGRDENRQKTGSFSAYDTAVTVSYSKQMSGLAGKQVSLGTNLKIIQQGIAGEKATGIAMDIGLLMKQSFVLPLQYGLSIQNIGPKMTFISEGYNLPLTATVGIGYTLKRAMTFALDVKRKIYDNKTEVSFGTEYAPINLLALRIGYLLMNKSTHEHMNASNFAGFGGGLGLRITNTSTDYAFIPYGDLGNTQRISFSVKF